The Mucilaginibacter sp. PAMB04168 genome contains the following window.
AGCAAGCCGGCTTTGTTATGCCTGATCAGGAAATTACAACCTTCAGAAAACTCATCAGTAGTACGGCCCGGAAAAGCAAATACATCCCGGTTATACGAGTTGGCTATCTCGGCAGTTATTAAAGCCCCTCCCTTAATTCCGGCTTCTACCACTACTGTTACATCGGCCATGCCGGCCACAATGCGGTTACGTTGCGGAAAGTTTTCCCGGTCGGGTTTGGTGCCCGATGGGTATTCGGAAAGCAGGCCTCCGTTCAATAACATCTTCTCAGCCACTCCCCGGTTTTGAGTAGGATACAACCTGTCTAATCCATGCCCCAACACACCTACTGTCGGTATATCAAGGCGCAAGCTCTCCTTGTGTGCAGCTACATCTATACCCAACGCCAAACCACTTACTACCAGTACCTGATATTGCTGCAAATCCTCCAGCAGTTGTTTACACAGTTGCCTTCCATAATCTGTGGCGTTGCGGGTACCCACTATGCTTACAATGCGCTGGTTGTTTAAATCGGCATTACCTCTGCTGTATAATAATATGGGGGCATCATTACAGTGCTTAAGTTTTTGCGGGTAACGGCTATCTGTATAAAATATAACCTCAATATTGTTCTTACTGATAAACGCCATCTCCTCCTCGGCCCGCTCCAAAGCCTCCGTTGTGTTAAGCAGTTCGGCCCTGAAGGCGCCTATTCCCGGAACTCTTTTAAGGTGGC
Protein-coding sequences here:
- the dprA gene encoding DNA-processing protein DprA → MSLKHQLALSFIKGIGPASAKALITYFGNATAIFNAPLSHLKRVPGIGAFRAELLNTTEALERAEEEMAFISKNNIEVIFYTDSRYPQKLKHCNDAPILLYSRGNADLNNQRIVSIVGTRNATDYGRQLCKQLLEDLQQYQVLVVSGLALGIDVAAHKESLRLDIPTVGVLGHGLDRLYPTQNRGVAEKMLLNGGLLSEYPSGTKPDRENFPQRNRIVAGMADVTVVVEAGIKGGALITAEIANSYNRDVFAFPGRTTDEFSEGCNFLIRHNKAGLLTCAADLAYLLGWDNEKSGKPAVKQFALPIDLNDQERIIFETLYQHSAPLAIDELSFKLNMPTSQLAMNLLNMEMQGYISTRPGKMYAIN